A genomic window from Massilia sp. METH4 includes:
- a CDS encoding EAL domain-containing protein yields the protein MPQPDFPTLGAIWSTGADGAFRSLHEHHPGLLGAAAGQRLVDWLANERLRADSVHVAALGAALAAGEAFQQPLRLVAVDGHVRHLLVTGIPAGEGTVCFSGAIIDLTAHQHALDGARRSAAEHRLIIDHSDDLIAHCGADGRYLHISASYTRLFGWRPEQMIGRPVIDFLHPDDQGAARAALEYLVTPEARPLVTEVRKRSASGEYIQLSTKTCPIFDPADGRSLGMVLVSRDITEEQEMRRQLQAMARDKLALVESINDGFFSVNADWVITYCNQRAAAFVGAGREAVLGKRVWDVAPGLAESVVGANLRQAMATRQSISFEEFYEPNGVWLSERIYAYADGLSVFFHDISERKVAEAKLEELATRDSLTGLPNRAWINERIDAMLASPESRALTTVFFIDLNRFKEINDSMGHATGDILLRQVSERLKKCMRPGDAVARLGGDEFVVAASCVGREAATAIAQRLLTALRAPFHADGLEMSIGASIGICQASGDAASTQQLFQSADTAMYKAKAAGTGSFEFFEPSMCAEAKRRLQLEMALNRALDLQQFQVHYQPRIDLRRRRVLGMEALLRWHHPELGHVSPLEFIPLAEERGQIEAIGAWVLGEACRSLKRLEERFGLGLSVSINVSARQLRSCAFADQVLHAVNGAGLSPGSVELEVTESALIVDLAQSAETLLGLKQQGIKLSLDDFGTGYSSMSYLRQLPVDVLKLDRTFVNQDVNDLGLVSAMIDMAHALDLSVVAEGIESVELMEKLQAIGCDEGQGYLFAKPMPLADIERYLAEVGESAR from the coding sequence ATGCCACAACCCGACTTTCCGACCCTTGGCGCCATCTGGTCGACAGGCGCCGACGGCGCCTTCCGTTCCCTGCACGAACACCATCCCGGCCTGCTCGGCGCGGCTGCTGGGCAACGGCTGGTGGACTGGCTGGCGAACGAACGCCTGCGGGCAGACTCCGTTCACGTTGCCGCGCTGGGCGCCGCGCTCGCGGCGGGCGAGGCGTTCCAGCAGCCATTGCGGCTGGTCGCGGTGGACGGGCATGTCCGCCATCTGCTCGTGACGGGGATTCCGGCGGGCGAGGGCACCGTGTGCTTCAGCGGCGCGATCATCGACCTGACGGCGCACCAGCACGCGCTCGACGGGGCACGGCGCAGCGCCGCCGAACACCGCCTGATCATCGACCATAGCGACGACCTGATCGCGCACTGCGGAGCGGACGGGCGCTACCTGCACATCTCTGCTTCGTACACCCGCCTGTTCGGATGGCGGCCGGAACAGATGATCGGCCGGCCCGTCATCGATTTCCTGCATCCGGACGACCAGGGTGCCGCGCGCGCCGCGCTCGAGTATCTGGTCACCCCTGAAGCCAGGCCGCTCGTGACCGAGGTGCGCAAGCGCAGCGCCAGCGGCGAATACATACAGCTCAGCACGAAGACCTGCCCCATCTTCGACCCGGCCGACGGCCGCAGTCTCGGCATGGTACTGGTTTCCCGCGACATCACCGAAGAGCAGGAGATGCGGCGCCAGCTGCAGGCCATGGCGCGCGACAAGCTGGCGCTGGTGGAGAGCATCAACGACGGGTTCTTTTCCGTGAATGCCGACTGGGTCATCACCTACTGCAACCAGCGGGCGGCGGCGTTCGTGGGCGCCGGTCGCGAAGCGGTACTGGGCAAGCGCGTCTGGGATGTGGCTCCCGGGCTCGCCGAATCCGTCGTCGGCGCAAACCTGCGGCAGGCGATGGCCACGCGCCAGAGCATCAGTTTCGAGGAATTCTACGAGCCCAACGGCGTCTGGCTGAGCGAGCGGATCTATGCGTATGCGGATGGCCTGTCGGTGTTCTTCCACGATATCTCCGAGCGCAAGGTCGCGGAAGCGAAGCTCGAAGAGCTGGCCACCCGCGACAGCCTGACGGGATTGCCGAACCGGGCGTGGATCAACGAGCGCATCGATGCGATGCTGGCCTCGCCCGAGAGCCGGGCGCTGACCACGGTCTTCTTCATCGACCTGAACCGCTTCAAGGAGATCAACGATTCAATGGGCCATGCCACGGGCGATATCCTGCTGCGGCAGGTCAGCGAACGGCTCAAGAAATGCATGCGCCCCGGCGACGCGGTGGCGCGCCTGGGGGGCGACGAATTCGTCGTCGCGGCAAGCTGCGTGGGCCGTGAAGCCGCGACGGCGATCGCGCAGCGGCTGCTGACGGCCTTGCGGGCACCGTTCCACGCCGACGGCCTCGAAATGTCGATCGGCGCCTCGATCGGCATCTGCCAGGCCTCGGGCGACGCGGCAAGCACGCAGCAGCTGTTCCAGAGCGCGGACACCGCGATGTACAAGGCCAAGGCGGCCGGCACCGGCTCGTTCGAATTCTTCGAGCCGTCGATGTGCGCCGAGGCGAAGCGGCGGCTGCAGCTGGAGATGGCCCTGAACCGGGCGCTGGACCTGCAACAGTTCCAGGTGCATTACCAGCCGCGGATCGACCTGCGCCGCAGGCGCGTGCTCGGCATGGAAGCGCTGCTGCGCTGGCACCATCCGGAACTGGGCCACGTCTCGCCGCTCGAATTCATTCCGCTGGCGGAGGAGCGCGGCCAGATCGAGGCCATCGGGGCCTGGGTGCTCGGCGAGGCATGCCGCAGCCTCAAGCGCCTCGAGGAGCGTTTCGGGCTCGGGCTCAGCGTGTCCATCAACGTCTCGGCGCGCCAGCTGCGCTCCTGCGCCTTTGCAGACCAGGTGCTGCATGCGGTGAACGGGGCGGGGCTGTCGCCGGGCTCCGTCGAACTGGAAGTGACGGAAAGCGCGCTGATCGTCGACCTGGCGCAGTCGGCCGAGACGCTGCTCGGGCTGAAGCAGCAGGGCATCAAGCTGTCGCTGGACGATTTCGGCACCGGCTACTCGAGCATGTCCTACCTCCGGCAACTGCCGGTGGACGTGCTCAAGCTCGACCGTACTTTCGTCAACCAGGATGTGAACGACCTGGGTCTCGTATCGGCAATGATCGACATGGCGCATGCGCTCGATCTTTCCGTGGTGGCGGAAGGGATCGAAAGCGTGGAGCTCATGGAAAAGCTGCAAGCGATCGGTTGCGACGAAGGGCAGGGATACCTGTTCGCGAAACCGATGCCGCTTGCCGACATCGAACGGTACCTGGCCGAGGTCGGGGAAAGCGCGCGCTGA
- a CDS encoding isocitrate lyase, whose amino-acid sequence MSQYQNDIQSITALKQQEGSGWNAINPESAARMRAQNRFKTGLDIARYTAGIMRRDMAAYDADSSKYTQSLGCWHGFIGQQKLISIKKHFNSTDRRYLYLSGWMIAALRSEFGPLPDQSMHEKTAVPALIRELYTFLRQADARELGGLFRQLDAAEGPARAAIQEKIDNFVTHVVPIIADIDAGFGNAEATYLLAKQMIEAGACCIQLENQVSDEKQCGHQDGKVTVPHEDFLAKIRAVRYAFLELGVDDGVIVARTDSLGAGLTKQIAYTREPGDLGDQYNSFLDVEEIPADQLANGDVVIKREGKLLRPKRLPSNLFQFREGTGEARCVLDCITSLQNGADLLWIETEKPHIAQIGGMVKEIRKVIPNAKLVYNNSPSFNWTLNFRQQVFDGMKERGEDVSAYERSQLMSAEYDATELAREADERIRTFQADAAREAGIFHHLITLPTYHTAALSTDNLAKEYFGEQGMLGYVAGVQRKEIRQGIACVKHQNMSGSDIGDDHKEYFSGEAALKASGKLNTMNQF is encoded by the coding sequence ATGTCCCAATACCAGAACGATATCCAGTCCATCACCGCCCTGAAACAGCAGGAAGGCAGCGGCTGGAATGCCATCAATCCCGAGTCCGCCGCACGCATGCGTGCGCAGAACCGCTTCAAGACGGGCCTGGACATCGCCCGCTACACGGCCGGCATCATGCGCCGCGACATGGCCGCCTACGATGCCGATTCCAGCAAGTACACGCAGTCACTCGGCTGCTGGCACGGCTTCATCGGCCAGCAGAAGCTCATCTCCATCAAGAAGCACTTCAACAGCACCGATCGCCGCTACCTGTACCTGTCGGGCTGGATGATCGCCGCGCTGCGCTCGGAATTCGGCCCGCTGCCGGACCAGTCGATGCATGAAAAGACTGCCGTGCCCGCGCTGATCCGCGAGCTGTACACCTTCCTGCGCCAGGCCGATGCGCGCGAACTGGGCGGCCTGTTCCGCCAGCTCGACGCTGCCGAAGGCCCGGCCCGCGCCGCGATCCAGGAAAAGATCGACAACTTCGTCACCCACGTGGTGCCGATCATCGCCGACATCGACGCCGGCTTCGGCAACGCCGAGGCGACGTACCTGCTGGCCAAGCAGATGATCGAGGCGGGCGCCTGCTGCATCCAGCTCGAGAACCAGGTCTCCGACGAGAAGCAGTGCGGCCACCAGGACGGCAAGGTCACCGTGCCGCACGAGGACTTCCTGGCCAAGATCCGCGCCGTGCGCTATGCCTTCCTGGAGCTGGGCGTGGACGATGGCGTCATCGTGGCGCGCACCGACTCGCTGGGCGCCGGCCTGACGAAGCAGATCGCCTACACCCGCGAACCGGGCGACCTGGGCGACCAGTACAACAGCTTCCTGGACGTGGAAGAAATCCCGGCCGACCAGCTGGCCAACGGCGACGTGGTGATCAAGCGCGAGGGCAAGCTGCTGCGCCCGAAACGCCTGCCGAGCAACCTGTTCCAGTTCCGCGAAGGCACCGGCGAGGCGCGCTGCGTGCTCGACTGCATCACCTCGCTGCAGAACGGCGCCGACCTGCTGTGGATCGAAACCGAGAAGCCGCACATCGCGCAGATCGGCGGCATGGTCAAGGAAATCCGCAAGGTGATCCCGAACGCCAAGCTGGTGTACAACAACAGCCCGTCGTTCAACTGGACGCTGAACTTCCGCCAGCAGGTGTTCGACGGCATGAAGGAACGCGGCGAAGACGTGTCGGCCTACGAACGCTCGCAGCTGATGAGCGCCGAGTACGACGCGACCGAACTGGCGCGCGAAGCCGACGAGCGCATCCGCACCTTCCAGGCCGACGCGGCCCGCGAGGCAGGCATCTTCCACCACCTGATCACGCTGCCGACGTACCACACGGCCGCGCTGTCGACCGACAACCTGGCCAAGGAATACTTCGGCGAGCAGGGCATGCTGGGCTACGTGGCCGGCGTGCAGCGCAAGGAAATCCGCCAGGGCATCGCCTGCGTGAAGCACCAGAACATGTCCGGTTCCGACATCGGCGACGACCACAAGGAATACTTCAGCGGCGAAGCGGCGCTGAAGGCTTCGGGCAAGCTCAATACGATGAACCAGTTCTGA
- a CDS encoding MFS transporter produces MYGIAKTFGPLYLATLMMQVGATLLITFLALRASGAGADDFQVGALMAAHALGMVGGAGVGRLLIARLGHVRAYVASAGIILLAVLGHAASAALPLWLVLRVIVGVATICQWMVLESWLNDRADSRQRGTVLAIYMIATYGGMMLGQLAVGLDDAAGTYAYPAVALAFVLALVPLAITRAQPPSATASQRVPLGSLVRGLAQPLGTVFVSGTLNGSFFGLAALYAAHQGMDAAAVGRYLAFTVVAGLLAQLPLGWLSDRVCRVTLIRGIAVALALACLPLGLYQGFSPTTLLVFAFAIGSLQFCMYPLGAGLANERIAPHLRVPLAGLLLTVFGVGSCLGPLLAGALMSLAGAPSLYCFLAACAAGLAVFMGQARVVGAQPDRA; encoded by the coding sequence TTGTACGGTATCGCAAAGACGTTCGGCCCGCTCTACCTGGCTACGCTGATGATGCAGGTGGGGGCGACCCTGCTGATCACCTTCCTGGCCCTGCGCGCCAGCGGCGCCGGCGCGGACGACTTCCAGGTCGGCGCGCTGATGGCCGCGCACGCCCTCGGCATGGTCGGCGGAGCCGGCGTCGGCCGGCTGCTGATCGCGCGGCTCGGGCACGTGCGTGCCTATGTCGCCAGTGCCGGCATCATCCTGCTGGCCGTGCTGGGCCACGCCGCCAGCGCGGCCTTGCCGCTGTGGCTCGTGCTGCGCGTGATCGTGGGTGTGGCGACGATCTGCCAGTGGATGGTGCTGGAGAGCTGGCTGAACGACCGCGCCGACAGCCGGCAGCGCGGCACGGTGCTCGCCATCTACATGATCGCCACCTATGGCGGCATGATGCTGGGCCAGCTCGCGGTGGGGCTCGACGACGCGGCGGGCACCTATGCGTATCCCGCGGTGGCGCTGGCTTTCGTGCTGGCGCTCGTGCCGCTTGCCATCACGCGGGCGCAGCCGCCTTCGGCGACAGCCTCGCAGCGTGTTCCGCTCGGCTCTCTGGTGCGGGGCCTGGCACAACCGCTCGGCACGGTGTTCGTGTCGGGCACGCTGAATGGTTCCTTCTTCGGCCTGGCCGCCCTCTATGCGGCCCACCAGGGCATGGATGCGGCGGCCGTCGGCCGCTATCTTGCGTTCACCGTCGTGGCCGGCCTGCTGGCGCAGCTGCCGCTGGGCTGGCTGTCGGACCGCGTCTGCCGGGTCACGCTGATCCGGGGCATCGCCGTGGCGCTGGCGCTGGCCTGCCTGCCGCTGGGCCTGTACCAGGGATTCTCGCCCACGACGCTGCTCGTCTTTGCGTTCGCGATCGGCAGCCTGCAATTCTGCATGTATCCGCTTGGGGCCGGCCTGGCCAACGAACGGATCGCCCCGCACCTGCGCGTGCCGCTGGCGGGCCTGCTGCTGACCGTGTTCGGCGTCGGCTCCTGCCTCGGGCCGCTGCTGGCCGGTGCACTGATGTCGCTGGCAGGCGCGCCCAGCCTGTATTGCTTCCTGGCCGCGTGCGCCGCCGGGCTGGCGGTATTCATGGGGCAGGCGCGGGTGGTCGGCGCGCAGCCCGACAGGGCTTGA
- a CDS encoding OsmC domain/YcaO domain-containing protein, translating to MEIKVNFLDKLRLEAKFDDFTVIADQPIRYKGDGSAPGPFDYFLASSALCAAYFVKLYCDTRNIPTEHIRLSQNNIVDPENRYQQIFKIQVELPPDISEKDRQGILRSIDRCTVKKVVQQGPEFVIEEVENLDADAQALLTLKPEGSTFIPGKDLPLEQTIANMSGLLAGLGIKIEIASWRNIVPNVWSLHIRDAHSPMCFTNGKGATKESALASALGEYIERLNNNHFYAGAFWGEDIANAPFVHYPNERWFKPGRKGALPPEILDDYCREIYDPDGELLGTHLYDTNSGNVERGICSLPFVRQSDGATVYFPSNLVENLYASNGMSAGNTLAEAQVQCLSEIFERAVKREILEGEIALPDVPQEVLARYPAIVAGIRGLEEQGFPVLVKDASLGGVYPVMCVTLMNPRTGGVFASFGAHPSFEVALERSLTELLQGRSFEGLNDLPAPTFASEAVQEPYNFVEHFIDSSGVVSWRFFSARADYDFVEWDFSGHGEDSNAQEAATLLGMLEEAGKEVYMAVYDELGATACRILVPGYSEVYPVEDLVWDNTNKSLLFREDILNLHRLDDERLADLLDRLENNELDEYSDIATLIGIEFDENTDWGQLTVLELRLLINLALKRFEEARELVGAFLQYNDNTVERRLFYQALNVVLEVTLDDELEMADYEANFRRMFGNPRMDAALGSIDGTVRFHGLTPTSMALEGLDRHHRLIDSYRKLHVARAAAAGRKQ from the coding sequence ATGGAAATCAAGGTCAACTTTCTCGACAAGCTTCGCCTGGAAGCGAAGTTCGACGACTTCACGGTCATCGCCGACCAGCCGATCCGCTACAAGGGCGACGGCTCGGCGCCGGGCCCGTTCGATTACTTCCTGGCGTCGTCGGCCCTGTGCGCCGCCTACTTCGTGAAGCTGTACTGCGATACCCGCAATATCCCCACCGAGCATATCCGGCTGTCGCAGAACAATATCGTCGACCCCGAGAACCGCTACCAGCAGATCTTCAAGATCCAGGTCGAGCTGCCGCCCGATATCTCGGAAAAGGACCGCCAGGGCATCCTGCGCTCGATCGACCGCTGCACGGTGAAGAAGGTGGTGCAGCAGGGGCCGGAGTTCGTGATCGAGGAAGTGGAAAACCTCGACGCCGACGCGCAGGCGCTGCTGACGCTGAAGCCGGAAGGCAGCACCTTTATTCCCGGCAAGGACCTGCCGCTGGAACAGACGATCGCCAACATGTCCGGGCTGCTGGCCGGCCTGGGCATCAAGATCGAAATCGCCTCGTGGCGCAATATCGTGCCCAACGTCTGGTCGCTGCATATCCGCGACGCGCATTCGCCGATGTGCTTCACGAACGGCAAGGGCGCCACGAAGGAAAGCGCGCTGGCCTCGGCCCTGGGCGAATACATCGAGCGCCTGAACAACAATCACTTCTACGCCGGCGCGTTCTGGGGCGAGGACATCGCCAACGCGCCCTTCGTGCATTACCCGAACGAGCGCTGGTTCAAGCCCGGCCGGAAGGGCGCGCTGCCGCCCGAGATCCTCGACGACTACTGCCGGGAGATCTACGACCCCGACGGCGAGCTGCTGGGCACCCACCTGTACGACACCAATTCCGGCAACGTGGAGCGCGGCATCTGCTCGCTGCCGTTCGTGCGGCAGTCCGATGGCGCGACCGTGTATTTCCCGTCGAACCTCGTGGAAAACCTGTACGCCAGCAATGGCATGAGCGCCGGTAACACGCTGGCCGAGGCCCAGGTGCAGTGCCTGTCCGAGATCTTCGAGCGGGCCGTGAAGCGCGAGATCCTCGAAGGCGAGATCGCCTTGCCCGACGTGCCGCAGGAAGTGCTGGCCAGGTATCCCGCCATCGTGGCCGGCATCCGCGGCCTGGAGGAGCAGGGCTTCCCCGTGCTGGTCAAGGACGCGTCGCTGGGCGGCGTGTACCCGGTCATGTGCGTAACCCTGATGAATCCGCGCACCGGCGGCGTGTTCGCCTCGTTCGGCGCACATCCCAGCTTCGAGGTGGCGCTGGAGCGCAGCCTGACGGAATTGCTCCAGGGCCGCAGCTTCGAAGGCTTGAACGACCTGCCGGCGCCCACCTTCGCCAGCGAGGCGGTGCAGGAACCCTACAACTTCGTCGAGCACTTCATCGATTCGAGCGGCGTGGTGTCCTGGCGCTTCTTCAGCGCCAGGGCCGACTACGACTTCGTCGAATGGGATTTTTCGGGGCACGGCGAGGATTCGAACGCCCAGGAAGCGGCAACGCTGCTGGGCATGCTCGAAGAAGCCGGCAAGGAAGTCTACATGGCCGTGTACGACGAACTGGGGGCCACGGCCTGCCGCATCCTCGTGCCCGGTTATTCCGAGGTGTATCCGGTCGAAGACCTGGTGTGGGACAACACCAACAAGTCGCTGCTGTTCCGTGAAGACATCCTGAACCTGCACCGCCTCGATGACGAGCGCCTGGCCGATCTGCTCGACCGCCTGGAAAACAACGAGCTGGACGAGTACTCCGACATCGCCACCCTGATCGGCATCGAATTCGACGAGAACACGGACTGGGGCCAGTTGACGGTGCTGGAATTGCGCCTCCTGATCAACCTCGCCCTGAAGCGCTTCGAGGAAGCCCGCGAGCTGGTCGGCGCCTTCCTGCAATATAACGACAACACCGTGGAACGCCGCCTGTTCTACCAGGCGCTGAACGTGGTGCTGGAAGTGACCCTCGACGATGAGCTGGAAATGGCCGACTACGAGGCCAACTTCCGCCGCATGTTCGGCAACCCGCGCATGGACGCGGCGCTCGGTTCCATCGACGGCACCGTGCGCTTTCATGGGCTCACGCCGACCAGCATGGCGCTGGAAGGGCTGGACCGCCACCATCGCCTGATCGACAGCTACCGCAAACTGCACGTGGCGCGCGCCGCCGCGGCCGGGAGAAAGCAATGA
- a CDS encoding LLM class flavin-dependent oxidoreductase yields MRFSVFLNARTMRADADKQLITDLEEHALLAGELGFDAIFLPDHHFNGYMPVASDSYMFASYLAAKLPDMHFGFSVTSVPLHHPVRFVERINILDHLTKGKLLVGIGSGTTPEEMIGFGVNYKDAGRIAEENLQAAEALWNKTVDDAPVELDGFHKGRVLQRIAPAPYGEKHARLMPVAMKESSTTRAAVNGWPAFIPAFTPPKIGGTEPLSHVKKYFRSYHEQLLAAGHPADTVADALSWTTHSYQCVHLAPTDEQAHKEVLEILTSYQEAIEREAAFNARAEADEANRKTDRTNNALTEEWMATWCLYGSPETVIGKLRDYQEVGIGNILCGTVTGPLTEKRLAYANQTLRLLAEHVLPAFK; encoded by the coding sequence ATGCGTTTCTCCGTCTTCCTCAACGCGCGCACGATGCGTGCCGACGCCGACAAGCAACTGATCACCGACCTGGAGGAGCACGCCCTGCTGGCCGGCGAACTGGGCTTCGACGCCATCTTCCTGCCCGACCACCATTTCAACGGCTACATGCCGGTGGCCAGCGACAGCTACATGTTCGCCTCCTACCTGGCGGCCAAGCTGCCGGACATGCATTTCGGCTTTTCCGTCACGTCGGTGCCGCTGCACCACCCGGTGCGTTTCGTCGAACGCATCAACATCCTCGACCACCTGACGAAGGGCAAGCTGCTGGTCGGCATCGGCTCGGGCACCACGCCGGAAGAGATGATCGGCTTCGGCGTGAACTACAAGGATGCCGGCCGCATCGCCGAGGAAAACCTGCAGGCGGCCGAAGCGCTGTGGAACAAGACGGTCGATGACGCGCCGGTCGAGCTGGATGGCTTCCACAAGGGCCGCGTGCTGCAGCGCATCGCGCCGGCGCCGTATGGCGAAAAGCATGCGCGGCTGATGCCGGTGGCGATGAAGGAAAGCAGCACCACGCGCGCGGCCGTCAACGGCTGGCCGGCCTTTATCCCCGCGTTCACGCCGCCGAAGATCGGCGGCACGGAACCGCTCAGCCACGTCAAAAAATACTTCCGCAGCTACCACGAGCAGCTGCTGGCCGCCGGCCACCCGGCCGACACGGTGGCCGATGCGCTGTCGTGGACCACGCACAGCTACCAGTGCGTGCACCTGGCGCCCACCGACGAACAGGCGCACAAGGAAGTGCTGGAAATCCTGACCTCGTACCAGGAAGCCATCGAACGCGAGGCGGCCTTCAACGCCAGGGCCGAAGCGGACGAGGCAAACCGGAAGACCGACCGCACGAACAACGCGCTGACCGAGGAATGGATGGCCACCTGGTGCCTGTACGGCAGCCCGGAAACCGTGATCGGGAAACTGCGGGACTACCAGGAAGTCGGCATCGGCAATATCCTGTGCGGCACGGTGACCGGCCCGTTGACGGAAAAGCGCCTGGCCTATGCGAACCAGACGCTGCGCCTGCTGGCCGAACACGTGCTGCCAGCCTTCAAGTGA